The following proteins come from a genomic window of Streptococcus pneumoniae:
- a CDS encoding DUF4299 family protein, whose protein sequence is MAKTFFIPNKQSILGEQEILNAKSILALLDGLESHSYDVVYLRQPLNRLEYIECAIVGQSQFLFKVSYADGQKAYRVDLPDLLTKTDWQIIKSFLDALLAYTGTDIEGLDGFDFEAYFQASIQAYLADPVARFTICQGIFNPIFFSRENLKSFLEADGLAQFEARVRAVQETDAYFARVSFYQDGEGKVHGVYHLAQGVKTVLPREPFVPAAYIEQLVDKEVQWEIDLVQITGDGSKPEDYEAIARLDYAKFLEVLPLSFYHQLDANQIEVQPILDKDFKALAQEE, encoded by the coding sequence ATGGCAAAAACATTTTTTATTCCAAATAAACAGAGCATTTTAGGAGAACAAGAGATTTTGAATGCCAAGTCGATCTTGGCCTTGCTAGACGGTTTGGAGTCACATAGCTATGATGTAGTCTATCTCCGTCAGCCTCTTAATCGTCTCGAGTATATTGAGTGTGCGATAGTGGGGCAATCACAATTTCTTTTTAAGGTCAGTTATGCTGATGGTCAAAAGGCTTACCGTGTCGATCTTCCTGACCTACTAACAAAGACAGACTGGCAGATTATCAAGTCATTTTTAGATGCTTTGCTTGCTTATACAGGGACTGATATTGAAGGGCTAGATGGTTTTGATTTTGAAGCTTATTTCCAAGCAAGTATTCAAGCCTATCTAGCAGACCCTGTAGCTCGTTTTACGATTTGCCAAGGAATTTTTAATCCTATTTTCTTTAGTCGTGAGAACTTGAAAAGCTTTTTAGAGGCAGATGGCTTGGCTCAGTTTGAAGCGCGTGTGCGTGCGGTTCAAGAGACAGATGCCTACTTTGCGAGAGTTTCCTTCTATCAGGATGGAGAAGGAAAAGTGCATGGCGTTTACCATCTAGCTCAAGGAGTCAAGACAGTTTTACCGAGAGAACCGTTTGTTCCTGCAGCCTATATTGAGCAATTGGTGGATAAGGAAGTGCAGTGGGAGATTGACTTGGTTCAAATCACAGGAGATGGCTCTAAACCAGAAGACTATGAAGCCATTGCCCGCTTGGACTATGCAAAATTCTTAGAGGTATTACCCCTATCTTTTTACCACCAACTAGACGCCAATCAAATAGAAGTGCAACCCATATTAGACAAAGATTTTAAAGCATTAGCACAAGAAGAGTAA
- the trhO gene encoding oxygen-dependent tRNA uridine(34) hydroxylase TrhO, producing the protein MAKDIRVLLYYLYTPIENAEQFAADHLAFCKSIGLKGRILVADEGINGTVSGDYETTQKYMDYVHSLPGMEELWFKIDEESEQAFKKMFVRYKKEIVHLGLEDNDFDNDINPLETTGAYLSPKEFKEALLDKDTVVLDTRNDYEYDLGHFRGAIRPDIRNFRELPQWVRDNKEKFMDKRVVVYCTGGVRCEKFSGWMVREGYKDVGQLHGGIATYGKDPEVQGELWDGKMYVFDERIAVDVNHVNPTIVGKDWFDGTPCERYVNCGNPFCNRRILTSEENEDKYLRGCSHECRVHPRNRYVSKNELTQAEVIERLAAIGESLDQAATV; encoded by the coding sequence ATGGCAAAAGATATTCGTGTCTTACTTTACTACCTTTATACTCCAATTGAAAATGCAGAGCAATTTGCTGCAGACCACTTGGCTTTCTGTAAATCAATCGGTCTTAAAGGCCGTATCCTAGTCGCTGACGAGGGAATTAACGGAACAGTTTCAGGTGACTATGAAACAACTCAAAAATACATGGACTACGTTCACAGCCTTCCAGGAATGGAAGAACTCTGGTTCAAGATTGACGAAGAAAGTGAACAAGCCTTCAAGAAGATGTTTGTTCGCTACAAGAAAGAAATTGTCCACCTTGGTTTGGAAGACAACGACTTTGACAATGACATCAACCCACTTGAAACAACAGGTGCTTACTTGTCTCCAAAAGAGTTCAAAGAAGCGCTTCTTGATAAAGATACCGTTGTCCTTGACACACGTAATGATTATGAGTATGACCTAGGACATTTCCGTGGGGCTATTCGCCCAGATATTCGCAACTTCCGTGAGTTACCACAATGGGTCCGTGATAACAAGGAAAAATTCATGGACAAGCGTGTCGTGGTTTACTGTACAGGTGGCGTTCGCTGTGAGAAATTCTCAGGCTGGATGGTTCGTGAAGGTTACAAAGATGTCGGCCAATTGCACGGAGGAATCGCAACTTACGGTAAAGACCCAGAAGTTCAAGGTGAGCTTTGGGATGGGAAAATGTACGTCTTTGACGAGCGTATTGCCGTTGATGTCAACCATGTCAACCCAACTATCGTAGGGAAAGACTGGTTTGATGGAACACCATGTGAACGTTATGTCAACTGTGGAAATCCATTCTGTAACCGTCGTATCTTGACATCAGAAGAAAATGAAGACAAGTACCTTCGTGGATGCTCACACGAGTGCCGTGTTCACCCACGTAACCGCTATGTTTCAAAAAATGAATTGACACAAGCTGAAGTGATTGAGCGCCTAGCCGCTATCGGTGAAAGCTTGGATCAAGCAGCTACTGTATAA
- a CDS encoding ABC transporter substrate-binding protein, which produces MKNWKKYAFASASVVALAAGLAACGNLTGNSKKAADSGDKPVIKMYQIGDKPDNLDELLANANKIIEEKVGAKLDIQYLGWGDYGKKMSVITSSGENYDIAFADNYIVNAQKGAYADLTELYKKEGKDLYKALDPAYIKGNTVNGKIYAVPVAANVASSQNFAFNGTLLAKYGIDISGVTSYETLEPVLKQIKEKAPDVVPFAIGKVFIPSDNFDYPVANGLPFVIDLEGDTTKVVNRYEVPRFKEHLKTLHKFYEAGYIPKDVATSDTSFDLQQDTWFVREETVGPADYGNSLLSRVANKDIQIKPITNFIKKNQTTQVANFVISNNSKNKEKSMEILNLLNTNPELLNGLVYGPEGKNWEKIEGKENRVRVLDGYKGNTHMGGWNTGNNWILYINENVTDQQIENSKKELAEAKESPALGFIFNTDNVKSEISAIANTMQQFDTAINTGTVDPDKAIPELMEKLKSEGAYEKVLNEMQKQYDEFLKNKK; this is translated from the coding sequence ATGAAAAACTGGAAAAAATATGCTTTTGCATCTGCTAGTGTAGTCGCTTTGGCTGCAGGTCTTGCTGCTTGTGGCAACTTGACAGGTAACAGCAAAAAAGCTGCTGATTCAGGTGACAAACCTGTTATCAAAATGTACCAAATCGGTGACAAACCAGACAACTTGGATGAATTGTTAGCAAATGCCAACAAAATCATTGAAGAAAAAGTTGGTGCCAAATTGGATATCCAATACCTTGGCTGGGGTGACTATGGTAAGAAAATGTCAGTTATCACATCATCTGGTGAAAACTATGATATTGCCTTTGCAGATAACTATATTGTAAATGCTCAAAAAGGTGCTTACGCTGACTTGACAGAATTGTACAAAAAAGAAGGTAAAGACCTTTACAAAGCACTTGACCCAGCTTACATCAAGGGTAATACTGTAAATGGTAAGATTTACGCTGTTCCAGTTGCAGCCAACGTTGCATCATCTCAAAACTTTGCCTTCAACGGAACTCTCCTTGCTAAATATGGTATCGATATTTCAGGTGTTACTTCTTACGAAACTCTTGAGCCAGTCTTGAAACAAATTAAAGAAAAAGCTCCAGACGTAGTACCATTTGCTATTGGTAAAGTTTTCATCCCATCTGATAACTTTGACTACCCAGTAGCAAACGGTCTTCCATTCGTTATCGACCTTGAAGGCGATACTACTAAAGTTGTAAACCGTTACGAAGTGCCTCGTTTCAAAGAACACTTGAAGACTCTTCACAAATTCTATGAAGCTGGCTACATTCCAAAAGACGTCGCAACAAGCGATACTTCCTTTGACCTTCAACAAGATACTTGGTTCGTTCGTGAAGAAACAGTAGGACCAGCTGACTACGGTAACAGCTTGCTTTCACGTGTTGCCAACAAAGATATCCAAATCAAACCAATTACTAACTTCATCAAGAAAAACCAAACAACACAAGTTGCTAACTTTGTCATCTCAAACAACTCTAAGAACAAAGAAAAATCAATGGAAATCTTGAACCTCTTGAATACGAATCCAGAACTCTTGAACGGTCTTGTTTACGGTCCAGAAGGCAAGAACTGGGAAAAAATTGAAGGTAAAGAAAACCGTGTTCGCGTTCTTGATGGCTACAAAGGAAACACTCACATGGGTGGATGGAACACTGGTAACAACTGGATCCTTTACATCAACGAAAACGTTACAGACCAACAAATCGAAAATTCTAAGAAAGAATTGGCAGAAGCTAAAGAATCTCCAGCGCTTGGATTTATCTTCAATACTGACAATGTGAAATCTGAAATCTCAGCTATTGCTAACACAATGCAACAATTTGATACAGCTATCAACACTGGTACTGTAGACCCAGATAAAGCGATTCCAGAATTGATGGAAAAATTGAAATCTGAAGGTGCCTACGAAAAAGTATTGAACGAAATGCAAAAACAATACGATGAATTCTTGAAAAACAAAAAATAA
- a CDS encoding carbohydrate ABC transporter permease, whose product MAKKKIKKEKIDNVGIHSFSKKADIFFSIISGLIALSCILPFVFVIIISVTDEKSLLQYGYSFFPSQFGLDGFEFLAQFKDKILQALFISVFVTVVGTLTNVFITTTYAYAISRTTFKYRRFFTIFVLLSMLFNAGLVPGYIMVTRVLQLGDTVWALIVPMLLSPFNIILMRSFFKKTIPEAILESARIDGASEARIFFQICLPLSLPGIATITLLTALGFWNDWFNALLYIKSDNLYPLQYLLMQIQQNMDYIAKAVGLTGQLGVALPKETGRMAMVVVATLPIAILYPFFQRYFVKGLTIGGVKE is encoded by the coding sequence ATGGCAAAAAAGAAAATTAAAAAAGAAAAAATTGATAATGTCGGCATTCACTCCTTCAGTAAGAAAGCAGATATCTTCTTCAGTATCATTTCGGGTTTGATTGCCCTCTCTTGTATCCTACCTTTTGTATTCGTTATCATTATTTCAGTGACAGACGAGAAAAGCCTCCTCCAATACGGCTATAGCTTCTTCCCATCCCAATTTGGCTTAGACGGTTTTGAGTTTTTGGCACAGTTTAAGGATAAAATCCTACAAGCCCTCTTCATCTCTGTCTTTGTAACCGTAGTTGGGACATTGACAAATGTCTTTATCACAACAACCTATGCCTACGCTATTTCACGGACAACCTTTAAGTATCGCAGATTTTTTACCATCTTCGTCCTTCTCAGTATGTTGTTCAACGCTGGTTTGGTACCAGGTTATATCATGGTGACCCGTGTACTTCAGCTTGGTGACACTGTTTGGGCCTTGATTGTTCCAATGCTTCTCTCACCATTCAATATCATCTTGATGCGTTCCTTCTTCAAGAAGACCATTCCAGAAGCCATTCTCGAATCGGCTCGTATCGATGGTGCCAGTGAGGCCCGGATTTTCTTCCAAATCTGTTTGCCATTGTCACTACCAGGTATCGCAACCATCACGCTTTTGACAGCTCTTGGTTTCTGGAATGACTGGTTCAACGCCCTTCTTTACATCAAGAGTGACAACTTGTATCCATTGCAATATTTGCTCATGCAAATCCAACAAAATATGGACTACATTGCCAAAGCGGTCGGCTTGACTGGTCAACTGGGAGTTGCTCTACCGAAAGAAACAGGTCGTATGGCCATGGTTGTGGTAGCAACCCTTCCAATCGCGATTTTGTATCCATTCTTCCAACGCTACTTTGTAAAAGGTTTGACTATCGGTGGTGTGAAAGAATAG
- a CDS encoding ABC transporter permease: MKKFSKTLRDNWIFLLMVLPGALWLILFFYIPVFGNVVAFKDYHMTSNGFIDSIINSKWVGLDNFRFLFSSRDAFIITRNTVLYNLGFIFLGLVVSVGIAIILSELRSKRMVKIFQTSMLFPYFLSWVIISFFTDAFLNIDKGVFNHLLESLGLKEVNFYADLGIWPYLLLFLGIWKGFGYSSVMYYATIMGIDPTYYEAATVDGASKWQRIRNVTIPQLTPLVTVLTILAVGNIFRADFGLFYQIPHNAGQLYNVTNVLDVYVFNGLTQTADIGMAAAAGLYQSVVGLILVILSNLLARRVDPNSALF, encoded by the coding sequence ATGAAAAAGTTTTCAAAAACATTGAGAGACAACTGGATCTTTCTCTTGATGGTTTTGCCAGGGGCACTCTGGTTGATTCTATTCTTTTACATTCCAGTATTTGGGAACGTGGTTGCCTTCAAAGACTACCACATGACCAGTAATGGTTTCATAGATAGTATCATAAATAGTAAATGGGTCGGACTCGATAATTTCAGATTCTTATTTAGTTCAAGAGACGCCTTTATTATCACACGAAATACTGTCCTCTACAATCTTGGCTTTATCTTTCTAGGTTTAGTTGTATCTGTAGGGATTGCCATTATCCTCAGCGAGCTCCGTTCTAAGAGAATGGTGAAGATTTTTCAAACTTCTATGTTGTTCCCTTACTTCTTGTCTTGGGTTATCATCAGTTTCTTTACAGATGCCTTCCTAAATATTGATAAAGGGGTGTTCAATCATCTATTGGAAAGTCTTGGTCTCAAAGAAGTCAATTTCTACGCTGACCTGGGCATCTGGCCCTATCTCCTACTTTTCCTAGGTATTTGGAAAGGTTTTGGATATAGCAGTGTCATGTACTATGCGACGATCATGGGAATTGATCCAACCTACTACGAAGCAGCGACAGTGGACGGAGCTAGCAAGTGGCAACGTATTCGCAACGTAACCATTCCTCAGTTGACTCCGCTTGTAACTGTATTGACTATCCTTGCAGTCGGAAATATCTTCCGCGCAGACTTCGGTCTCTTCTATCAAATCCCACACAATGCTGGTCAGCTTTACAATGTAACCAACGTTTTGGACGTATATGTTTTTAATGGTTTGACTCAGACAGCAGATATCGGTATGGCTGCAGCAGCCGGTCTTTACCAATCCGTTGTTGGTTTGATTCTGGTTATCCTATCAAACTTGCTTGCAAGACGAGTCGATCCAAACTCAGCTTTGTTCTAG
- the rpsD gene encoding 30S ribosomal protein S4 — MSRYTGPSWKQARRLGLSLTGTGKELARRNYVPGQHGPNNRSKLSEYGLQLAEKQKLRFTYGVGEKQFRNLFVQATKIKGGILGFNFMLLLERRLDNVVYRLGLATTRRQARQFVNHGHILVDGKRVDIPSYRVTPGQVISVREKSLKVPAILEAVEATLGRPAFVSFDAEKLEGSLTRLPERDEINPEINEALVVEFYNKML; from the coding sequence ATGTCACGTTATACAGGACCATCTTGGAAACAAGCTCGTCGCCTTGGCCTTTCACTTACAGGTACAGGTAAAGAATTGGCACGTCGTAACTACGTACCAGGACAACACGGACCAAACAACCGTTCTAAATTGTCAGAATACGGTTTGCAATTGGCTGAAAAACAAAAACTTCGTTTCACTTACGGTGTAGGTGAAAAACAATTCCGTAACTTGTTCGTACAAGCTACAAAAATCAAAGGCGGAATCCTAGGTTTCAACTTTATGCTTCTTTTGGAACGTCGTTTGGATAACGTTGTTTACCGTCTTGGTCTCGCGACTACTCGTCGTCAAGCTCGTCAATTCGTAAACCACGGTCACATCCTTGTTGACGGGAAACGCGTTGATATCCCATCATACCGCGTAACTCCAGGTCAAGTGATCTCAGTTCGTGAAAAATCATTGAAAGTTCCAGCAATCCTTGAAGCAGTAGAAGCTACTCTTGGACGTCCAGCATTCGTATCATTCGACGCTGAAAAATTGGAAGGTTCATTGACTCGCTTGCCAGAACGCGACGAAATCAACCCAGAAATCAACGAAGCACTTGTCGTTGAATTCTACAACAAGATGTTGTAA